A genomic window from Alkalihalobacillus sp. AL-G includes:
- a CDS encoding LacI family DNA-binding transcriptional regulator produces the protein MATIKDVAKRANVAISTVSRVLNNSGYTSEETRQKVLKTVKELNFRSNMIASAMINKKTSTFGLIIPDIKNIFYGDLTRAVEDMANKYGYNVILCNTDNDLDKEAEYVSFLVRKGVDAIIFSTPEVRDRNIKELIEGYPDLPVILLGSTVKGVELDEVLVDNFQGGHTATTHLLKKGHRRIAHITGQTSSYATIERKKGFEEALKEFEVSINEDWIITDEFKIESGYKNGLKLLQEENRPTAVFAGNDAIATGVYRAARELGLSIPEDLSVVGFDDSEYAQILYPLLTTIRTPIGDMGARAVEFGIQTIEGKKQFKETLVFRPTLIERDSTAIV, from the coding sequence ATGGCTACGATTAAAGATGTGGCAAAACGTGCAAATGTTGCGATTTCCACTGTTTCAAGAGTACTGAACAATAGTGGATACACAAGTGAAGAAACGAGACAAAAGGTTCTCAAAACCGTGAAAGAACTTAATTTTCGGTCGAATATGATCGCTTCTGCTATGATCAACAAGAAAACCTCGACATTCGGACTGATCATCCCGGACATCAAAAATATTTTTTATGGTGATTTGACGAGAGCGGTTGAAGACATGGCCAATAAATATGGCTACAATGTCATTCTCTGCAATACCGATAATGACCTTGATAAGGAAGCTGAATACGTAAGCTTTTTAGTCCGAAAAGGAGTAGACGCGATTATTTTTTCAACGCCAGAAGTGCGGGACCGAAATATCAAAGAGTTGATCGAAGGGTATCCTGACTTACCCGTCATTCTTTTAGGAAGTACCGTAAAAGGTGTTGAGTTGGATGAAGTGCTTGTTGATAACTTTCAAGGTGGACACACAGCCACCACTCATCTTCTAAAAAAGGGGCATCGCAGGATCGCACATATCACCGGACAGACGAGTTCTTATGCAACCATTGAACGTAAAAAAGGCTTTGAAGAAGCACTGAAGGAATTTGAGGTTTCAATCAATGAAGACTGGATCATCACAGATGAGTTCAAAATTGAAAGCGGATACAAGAATGGTCTGAAACTTCTACAAGAAGAAAATCGTCCGACTGCCGTCTTTGCTGGAAATGATGCGATTGCCACTGGCGTGTACCGGGCAGCCAGGGAGTTAGGGTTGTCTATCCCAGAGGATCTTTCAGTTGTCGGATTTGATGATTCTGAATATGCACAGATTTTGTACCCATTACTCACAACGATACGAACACCGATCGGTGATATGGGAGCAAGGGCAGTTGAATTCGGTATTCAGACGATTGAAGGCAAGAAGCAATTCAAAGAAACGCTCGTGTTCCGGCCGACACTTATAGAAAGAGACTCTACTGCAATCGTATGA
- a CDS encoding energy-coupling factor transporter transmembrane protein EcfT, whose product MNSLFVQKDSLIHKLDPRTKIIFLLFVVISTFLLGDPAFQLVLLVFLLPIVFMSKLLKQYLISMQFLMLFVVLIMTVHGIYNPIGETVIWEIGSVSFKYESLVYASVMSFRILVIGTGAVLFVMTTHPSDLAAALIKWKVPHSAAFMLLSTFQIIPIIAREAKIVMEAQQARCLDVKGSVIQRVKSLIPLFAPLFIITFMKVHQLSYVLECRGFSTKGKKTSLRESKISKLDYIFLSGLLLALVGEIYLRLVTSGALTLTTDVLLISSLITVWVVCGILAVKFLYKRVHSWIGGWNV is encoded by the coding sequence GTGAATAGCCTGTTTGTACAAAAGGACAGTCTGATCCACAAGCTTGATCCGAGAACAAAAATCATTTTTCTGCTCTTTGTCGTCATCAGTACGTTTTTGCTAGGAGATCCGGCTTTTCAGTTGGTGTTGTTGGTCTTCTTGCTGCCAATTGTCTTTATGTCCAAGCTGCTCAAGCAATATCTGATTTCTATGCAGTTTCTGATGCTGTTTGTCGTGTTGATCATGACGGTGCACGGAATCTATAACCCGATCGGGGAGACCGTAATTTGGGAGATTGGTTCTGTATCCTTCAAATATGAATCGCTCGTTTATGCTTCAGTCATGTCTTTCAGGATATTGGTGATCGGTACTGGCGCAGTTTTGTTTGTGATGACAACACACCCATCCGATCTAGCGGCGGCATTGATAAAGTGGAAAGTTCCGCACTCAGCAGCTTTCATGCTGCTATCAACCTTTCAAATAATTCCAATCATCGCGAGAGAAGCTAAGATCGTCATGGAAGCCCAGCAGGCACGATGCCTTGATGTAAAAGGAAGCGTCATTCAGCGGGTGAAAAGTTTGATTCCTCTTTTCGCCCCGTTATTTATCATTACCTTTATGAAGGTTCATCAATTGTCGTATGTATTGGAATGCAGAGGATTCAGCACAAAAGGAAAGAAGACAAGCCTTCGAGAATCAAAGATTTCCAAACTAGACTATATCTTCTTAAGCGGACTCTTACTCGCGTTGGTTGGTGAAATCTATCTCAGATTGGTGACAAGCGGTGCTTTAACTTTGACAACAGATGTGTTATTGATCAGCTCGTTGATTACGGTCTGGGTTGTCTGTGGTATTCTTGCTGTGAAATTTTTATACAAGCGGGTGCATAGTTGGATTGGAGGATGGAACGTATGA
- a CDS encoding energy-coupling factor ABC transporter ATP-binding protein codes for MKKNKAVIVENLTFQYPDTDSPVLKDISFSLEYGEILGIVGPTGAGKSTLAMSLNALVPTVIEGEIKGSITVDGKDVSKQSVGDMAGSVGFVFQEPENQLSQMTIEEEVAFGLGNLGVERQEMVNRIKESLKAVGLQGYEKRSPLALSGGQQQRLALAAVLAMRPNLMILDEPTSMLDPQGKNEVFDVLKDIKSLGMTGIIIDHEVERLAAYCNKILVLHEGECKMFGTPKEIFSELESLHQLSVNGPQVSELSYKINKEFDDKDMEMPITLEEATKAFKRRTRIGEVY; via the coding sequence ATGAAGAAAAATAAAGCGGTCATCGTAGAAAACCTTACATTTCAATATCCTGATACAGATTCCCCTGTCCTGAAGGATATCAGTTTTTCATTGGAATATGGTGAAATCCTAGGCATCGTCGGTCCAACAGGTGCAGGGAAGTCCACGCTTGCAATGAGTCTGAATGCTTTAGTACCGACTGTGATTGAAGGAGAAATCAAGGGTAGTATAACGGTTGATGGAAAAGATGTCTCCAAGCAATCTGTTGGGGATATGGCAGGTAGTGTTGGATTCGTGTTTCAAGAGCCTGAAAACCAATTGTCCCAAATGACGATTGAGGAAGAAGTAGCGTTTGGACTTGGTAACCTTGGCGTTGAACGACAAGAGATGGTGAACAGGATCAAGGAGTCCTTAAAGGCAGTAGGGCTGCAAGGGTATGAAAAAAGAAGTCCGCTAGCATTATCAGGAGGACAGCAGCAACGTCTTGCTCTTGCAGCAGTTCTGGCTATGCGTCCCAATCTCATGATTTTGGATGAGCCGACTTCCATGCTCGACCCACAGGGGAAAAATGAAGTGTTCGATGTACTGAAAGACATAAAATCGCTAGGGATGACAGGGATCATCATCGATCACGAAGTGGAGAGGCTTGCTGCTTATTGTAATAAGATTCTCGTTTTACATGAGGGAGAATGTAAGATGTTCGGAACACCAAAAGAGATTTTCAGTGAACTGGAATCGCTTCATCAGTTAAGTGTCAATGGTCCGCAGGTATCTGAACTTTCCTACAAGATCAATAAAGAATTTGATGATAAGGACATGGAAATGCCAATTACTTTAGAAGAAGCTACCAAAGCCTTTAAAAGGAGAACGAGAATTGGGGAGGTGTATTAA
- a CDS encoding energy-coupling factor ABC transporter ATP-binding protein, whose protein sequence is MEPFISVKNASHVYPNGVKAIEEIDLDIGSGEVVAVLGSNGSGKTTLVKHFNGLLKPTDGDVFVGDLNTKKERIAKLSSMVGYVFQNPNHQTFLPTVREELLYGCKNLKLSDDEIRTRAKKAIDMFDLRDLLDTNPFDLNSSKRKEVAMASIMAISPRVVVLDEPTTGQDHKGCSRVLDLVRTFKEHGHIVVLISHDMKLIGELNCRVVVMSNSRKIADEKADVVFRNKEIMIQAGLQPPQITQLAEKLSYVDQKQTFLTVDSLVNWYRKNQKEEEKIVAGT, encoded by the coding sequence ATGGAACCTTTTATCTCCGTCAAAAATGCATCGCATGTATATCCGAACGGCGTAAAAGCGATTGAAGAAATTGATCTTGATATCGGAAGCGGGGAAGTCGTTGCTGTTCTTGGGAGTAATGGATCAGGTAAAACGACATTGGTCAAACATTTCAACGGGTTATTGAAACCGACCGACGGGGACGTATTCGTTGGAGACCTGAATACGAAAAAAGAACGTATTGCAAAACTTTCAAGTATGGTTGGCTATGTCTTTCAAAATCCCAATCACCAAACTTTTTTACCAACTGTGAGAGAGGAGCTTCTCTATGGTTGTAAAAATTTAAAGTTATCGGATGACGAAATCAGGACGCGTGCCAAAAAAGCGATTGATATGTTTGATTTACGCGATCTTTTAGATACTAATCCTTTTGATCTTAATTCCAGTAAACGAAAAGAAGTGGCGATGGCCTCGATCATGGCAATCTCTCCACGGGTAGTCGTTCTGGATGAACCGACGACAGGACAGGATCATAAAGGCTGTTCACGAGTATTGGACCTAGTCAGAACGTTCAAAGAGCATGGACATATTGTCGTTCTTATCAGTCATGATATGAAGCTGATCGGTGAGCTCAACTGTCGAGTTGTGGTCATGAGCAACAGCAGAAAAATAGCTGATGAAAAGGCGGATGTCGTGTTCCGCAACAAGGAAATCATGATTCAGGCAGGTCTTCAGCCTCCGCAAATAACCCAACTGGCTGAAAAGCTATCCTATGTGGATCAAAAACAAACATTTCTAACAGTGGATTCACTTGTAAATTGGTATAGGAAAAACCAAAAGGAGGAAGAAAAAATTGTTGCAGGAACTTGA